From Mucilaginibacter gotjawali:
GCCACTTAAGTTATTATATTTACACCGGCGCTTTGGAATTATCAACCCTGGTAAACGAAGAAAAGCAGAAAAAAATACAGGATGTTGTTGAAAGTTACGGCGCCGAAAAACTATCTCCGCTAAAAGAGGTTTTAGGGGAAGAATACAGTTATGGCGAAATAAGGGCCGTAATAGCCTGGATGAGGAAGGTGGGGATGATGTAGGCCCCTCCCAACCCTCCCCGGTAGGGAGGGCTTTAAAATTTAATATAATAGAAAATCAAAGTCTCCCCTACCGGGGGAGATTATTCGTATTATTATTGTTTGGCTTAGGCACTCATAAGTGCTACGCAATATAGAGAGGGCTATGACAAATACAGAACAACTTTATACGCTTTTTCTTCAGCACCCGCTGATCATTACCGATACCCGGAAAATATTGCCAGGCAGCTTGTTCTTTGCTTTAAAAGGCGAAAAATTTGATGCCAATACTTTTGCTGAAAAGGCGATTGAAGCCGGGGCGGCCTATGCCATAATTGATAATCCGGTTTATCAGCTTAATGAAAAATACCTGCTGGTGGATGATGTTTTAACGGCATTACAGGATCTGGCAAGGCACCACCGCCGACAGCTAACGATCCCCGTGATCGGGCTTACGGGCACCAACGGTAAAACCACCACCAAGGAACTGATCAACTCGGTTTTATCGCAGCACTTTAAAACACAGGCCACGCAAGGCAACCTGAATAACCATATCGGCGTGCCGCTTAGCATCCTGACGATTGATGCTTCGCACGAAATGGCGGTGATTGAAATGGGCGCCAACCACCAAAAGGAAATTGAATTCCTTTGTGGTATCGCGCAGCCCAGCCACGGCCTCATTACCAATGTAGGCAAGGCACACCTGGAAGGCTTTGGCGGCTTTGAAGGGGTAAAAAAAGGCAAGGGTGAGTTGTATGATTTCTTGAAGAAGTCCGAAAATCCGCAAGTCCGGAAGTCCGAAGAACAAGACGGTAGTGGGATCGCTTTTATTAATAGGGATAATCCGGACTTAATAGAAATGGAGCAGTTGCGCGGATTGCAAAACGTAGTTTATTATGGAAAAAGCAGCGCAAACAATTTGGTTAATGGAGAAATAATCGAAAACTCCCCTTTATTAACTTTAAAATGGGCGAATAATCATACCGGTAAAAGTAACCTGGTTAAAACACAGCTCACGGGCGCTTATAACCTCGATAACATTTTGGCTGCTATCTGCATTGGCGTATATTTTAAATTGTCAGATGAGGAGATCAATAAAGGCGTTGAGGATTATCAGCCCAAAAACAACCGCTCGCAAATTATGCAAACGGCCACTAATACCCTGATTTGCGATTATTATAACGCCAACCCCAGCAGCATGCAGGTGGCTATTGAAAATATCGGCAAAATTAAGGCCGACCGGAAAGTGTTGATACTGGGTGATATGTTTGAACTTGGTGATGAAGCCGCAGCTGAACACACCGCCATCATTCAAAAAGCGATGGAAACACCGGTTGATCAACGTATTTTTATCGGTAAAGAATTTGCCCTTGCGGGAGCGACCATGGACCATGGACCATGGACCATGGACAAAAATGTGTTTTTCGATACCGCTGAAGATGCTGTTGCAGCTTTGAAAGCAAATCCTATAAAAAACTCCACCATCCTGGTAAAAGGATCAAGGGGCATGGCTTTGGAACGGCTGGTTGAGTTGTTTTAAACGGTGCGGGAAGCGATGAAATAATATGAGGAGGCGCTTTATGGACCCGCTAATTTATATCCCGTCAGGGATAACCCATTTGTAGCTAATATTAAAATCCATAAAATTGCCTCGTGGAGGTTACCCGTCGCCCCGCGATAATTCACAAAAAAACACGTCGGGAAACAAACTAAGGAAGATTTGATAATTTGAACCCGTTTTGTAATGCTTTAATTACCTGGCTACCAAATAAGGGTAGCCGCTACGCGGCAATTAACCTTTATCCTTTTTTTCTACAAAGGGGCAGACCCTATGGGTCATAGCATTCGGTGACAGAAATGAAGGAAAATGAGTGCTTTTTTTAGCCCGCGAGCGGCCGGACTTCTCACTATCTTCAGGATTACTTCAAATTGCAGGGCAATTCTTTATATGGAGCAGTACTTTTTTCATGCGGGATAATATTAAAGGCTGATATTGGCTTTCACCTGTTCAAAAGTCATTTCATTCAGCAATTTGCCGTTCTCAAATACGGTCTGCAGTTCATCGGTATAGCCGGGGTATTCGTCCTGGTTTACGGTTTTAAATGTACCGTTTAGCTTTATTAATTTCAGCCGGCCGCCCTTGCTCTTTTTAAAGCTTTGGGTGATGTTGCCCTGCCCGTCCATTTCGGTCGGGCTTTTTTCTACCTTTACTTCCTTCCCGTTGATAACCGCACTGCTGCATTTGAGGGCAAACTTTTGGGTGTCCCGGTCCACCTTTTGCAACAATGCGCCGCCCATGCCCAGCACCAGGTTTTCGGCACTGATGCGGTTTGCCTTTAAGGCAGCATAGATCTTTTTGATCTCCTCGTAATTAACCCCATCGCCCTGTATTACCCGCACCTGTTTGGGCAACACCTTGTAGCCCTTTTTATTGAGGGTAAAACCAAACTTGCTGAACAAGATTTCAAATATTTTAATCAGCGTCATGATCGGGTCGCCGCTGTCCGGGCGGATCACCAGGGTACCATCACGTTTTAATATTTCGTCCTTCAGGTCTTCGCCCCAATATTCCTCGCACGCCCTGAAAATATCGTAGCTGTCGGATACGCAGGCAATAACGCCTGTCGGGAAGGTTTTAAGTACGTGCTTAAACACTTCCAGTTCGCCCTCTTCACCCAACAGGGTACAAATACTATGTTCGGTTGCCGGGATACTGAGGCCATATACCTTTTGGGCGTTATAATACTTAATAGCCATGCCTGATCCTGCCAGGTTATCGCTCCCGCTAAAGTTGAGCAGGTGTGCGGCCCCGCCAATTTTAGCACTTTCCACACTGCTTACCCCTCGAAAACCAAAATCATTCAGCACAAAGTCAATCCCTGCTTCGGCGCCTTCGGTGGCTGTCTCTTTATAATATTCAGTAACTACTTTCCTGATCTGGTTGCTCAGCGTGGCCACGGTGCAGGGGTACCAAACCTGCATCAGCAGGGTTTCCAAAAAGTTGGTGAGCCAAAAGCATTCGGGGTCGGTGTTCTCAATGGTCATTAATACATTGCTTACCGGCACGGCGGTACCCTCGGCAACAGCTCTTATTTTTACCGGCAAGTACCCGTCGTATTTATCAAGGATGTACTGGAATTTGGATTTATCGAACACGTCATCGCGGCCAAATACCTGCAGTAAAAAACCTTCGGCTTCGTCCAGGTCCTGTTGGGTAAAGGCGGGGCCCTGCAGGTACTCTTTTAAAAAATATTGCAGGCCAAAAAATACCGTTTCATCAAACATCCCGCCGCGGCTCTCCAGGTAACTAAAGATCTGTGTGGTGCCGGGATAGTATAATTTATGGTGTGCGTATTTGTAGGCATCAGCCAAAAGGATCAAATTTTCGCGTTTCATAATGTTAAAGGTTTAAATATTTTTTAATGATATGGTTAAATAGCCCTGCGTGCTCGTCGCTGGTTTGGCCGTCAGCCATCAGTTGCGGAACATCAGCTAATTTTATCCAGCTCAATTCGGCAATGTCATCCTGTGCCAGTGGTGCGCCGTCAATATACTCGCAGCTAAACAGCAGGGTTATAATTTTATCGGCCTCGCTGCGGTAACGCCAGTCGTTTATCTTTGCCGACGTTTCGTAGCCCATACCGGTGGTTTCCATTTCGCCGCATTCTTCGCTTAATTCGCGTTTAGCAGCGGTTTCATAACTCTCATCTTCCGGGTCGGCAAAGCCGCCTATGAAGCGCCATTTGTTATTGATGGCCTTTTTGCCCAGCAGTAATTCTGTTTTGTTGTTGCGGAACAGGGCGATGTCAACCGTTGGATAAACTTTGGTGTACTGGTTGTAATAGGCATATAGAATCCCCGCCCTGAAATCGTTTGAATCAAAAACCTTATCGGCATATTGTTTGCGCAGCTCGGTAGCGTTATAGTCGCCGTGTTCGGGTAATTCAATGGTCTCAAAGCGGCCCGAGTAGGAGGGTATAAAGCTATCGCGACTGCCATATAAACAAAATTGCTCGCCCGGGAATACGCTTTTTAACAAACTGTCGATGCTGTCCGACCATACCTTATCGCTCGGGTTATCGCTTACCGGTAAAACGATCACTTCCGGATAATCCTTTTTGATCATTTTCTCGCGGGTGTAATAATCATAAGGATTTTTGCGGCTGCCCAATAGCGGACTAACGCCCAGTAATATAACCAGCTTGGTGTGGTTTTCTTCTACCTGGCTGATGAGCTGTTTATGCCCGTCGTGCAGGTATGGTGTCTGGAACCTGGCAATGATGACGCCTGTTTTCATGATCAATTTGTGTTAATTATACACAAATATAGATGTGCGTTTATAATACGCAAATTATTTTTTACTTTTTTTAGATCTCGAAGTTGATACCTGCCTTTTTCAGGCGGAAATATTTTTTAACATTAAAGCGGTATAGGTTACCCGGCCGGCCGGCACCACCAAGAGTTTGCTTCTCATCGGTTTCATCCAAAAAGCCAAACTGGGTTATTTTCTTTTTAAAATTCCGGCGGTCTATAGGTCTGTCAAGTACCGCTACATAGAGTTTTTCAAGTTCGGAGAATGGAAACTTTTCATCCAGCAGCTCAAAGCCTATTGGCTCGTACAGGATCTTGCTTTGCAGCCGCTTCCATGCGGTTTCAATGATCTCGGGGTGATCAAACGCAAGTAGCGGCAAATTTTTGATATTGAACCAGGCGGCATCACCGGCATCGGTATCGGCACAAACTTCAAAGGCATCGGGTTTTACCAGGCCGTAATAGGTAATGGAGATGACCCGGTTACGGGGGTCGCGCCCGGGTTTGCCAAAGCTGTATAACTGTTCAAGATATGTTATGCTGATGCCGGTCTCTTCCTTCAATTCGCGGTGTACGGCGTCTTCCAATGACTCCTCATCACCCACCAGCCCGCCGGGGAGCGCCCACATATCTTTAAAGGGTTCGATATCCCGTTTGATCAAAAGTACCGACAGGCCCTCTTTCGAAGTATAGCCAAATACTACGGCGTCAACAGCTACTTTAATATTTTGGGAAACAGGCATATGTACAAAGTTATCAAATCGCACAAATAGAAGAGCGTAAGCTGGAATATTGATGATAAAATGATTTTTACCTGTTCCGGTGAATATTCAACTTTAGTCGTTCAAAGGACTTTTACCCCCGGAACGCTAAAATATAAATCCGAACCCGATAGCTATCGGGTCGAAATTCCCTGCCTGCGGCTGGCAGGCGATATCCGAAATTCTATTAACTATAGCTCTCTTTGATTTCCTTCATAACAGCCTCATGAGAACTTACGCGGCCATTTTTGATGTCGTCCAGGCCTTCGCTGATCGCCTCTTTCAGGTCCAGGTCGTTCTGAAGGTGGAACAAGGCGCTTTGAAGCCTCGCCCGCTCGTTATTGTCTAAACTTTGCAGTGACGCTATAATATCATCGATATTTAATTTTTCTTTTTCATTCAACATACCCGAAACTACGATTTTATATTGGTTATTAAAATTCTCCCCTGTTAAATCCGACATCGAAATTCCGAATTCCGAAATAAATGGGCCCTAAGCCAGCGCCAGTTCCGCTACTTCCTCCCCCACCAAACTACCCATCGCCACGCCCATTCCGTTACATCTAACCGCGCAAAAAATATTAGGTTCAACCTGTTTCACTATCGGACTGATGTCTTCGCCAAAACCCATAATACCACTCCACCAGTAATCTACTTCAAAATCCTGCCCGGGCAATATCACTTCTTCCAGGTAATTTACCAGTTTGTTTTTCACCGTTTCGGTATGGCCGAAATCCCAGGTTTCTTCGGCCTTATAATCAAGGTTGCGCCCGCCGCCAAACAATACCCGGCCATCAATATTTCTAAAATAATAATAGCCTTCATCAAAATGATAGGTGCCTTTTAGCTTTAAGCCTTCAATCGGCCGGGTGATCAAAACCTGCCCCCTGCCGGGAATAACTTTCAATTCGGGAAACAGCTGGTTGGCAAACGCATTGGTTGCCAGTATCACTTTCCCGGCTTTAAAATCTCCCTGCGACGTTTTCAGGCTGACGGAATTGCCCTCATTGTTAATTTCCCTGATTTCGCAATTATTTAAAACGATCACGCCAAGGTCATATACTTTTTTTAATAAGGTCCGCATCATTTTACCGGTATGCAGTTGTCCTTCGTAAGGGTTATAAATCATCCGGCAAATCCCTTTAAAACCAAAAGCTGTTATTTTGTCATTCGCAGCTGCATAAATGTCGCTATGCCCGATGGCGTCTTTAAATAAATTATTCAGCCTGTCCATCTGGTCGAGGCAATGCTCCGCCTTTTCCTTGTCGTCATCCATAAATATTTCATACCCGCCATGCTGCTGGTAATCAATGGCCTCATCGCCCAGGTTTTCCCGCAAGCGCTGCAGCCCGCGCCATTTATAACCCACCAGGCGGGCAACTTCGTCTTCGGTAGATTTTTCGAGCAGTACAAGTTGCTCAGATACAGAGCCAAAGCAAGCAAAACCGGCGTTTTTGGTGCTTGCGCCGGTGGGTAAAAAGCCACGCTCCAGTACCAGCACCTTTAGTGCGGGTTGCTGTTTTTTTAAATGTAGTGCCGCACTTAGCCCCACAATCCCACTACCGATGACGATGATGTCGGCATTATCAATAAATGCAGTGCGTTCCCAATACGAAAATGTGTTTGTTTCCAATGGATGTGGTGTTTTACGGAATACTTTTTGATTTATGGTGTAATATAACTGAAAGTCAGGTGTCAAAAGTATTGAAATATTATTTCAGCTGATGTTTCCGGGCTTTAGAAATTGAAATAAAAATAATAAAAACAGTTTAATTAAATTATTAAAGACAGATAGATATGGGATCAGCATGGTTATTAATGATCGTCATCGCGATAGTGAGTTTTATAGTGCAATGGCGGTTTAAAAGTAAATTTAATCAATACGCGCAAATGCCTTTGTCGTCCGGGCTTTCGGGCCGGGAGGTGGCGGAGCGCATGCTGCGCGATCACGGTATTTATGATGTAAAGGTAATTTCGGTTGAAGGGCAGCTGACAGATCACTATAACCCCGGAGATAAAACAGTAAACCTTAGCCCTGACGTATTTTACAGCAGGAGCGTGGCGTCGGCAGCCGTTGCTGCCCACGAATGCGGGCATGCGGTGCAGCATGCAAAGGCTTACACCTGGTTAAGCCTGCGCACCGCAATGGTACCTGTTATTAATGTGGCCTCAACCTTAACGCAATGGACATTATTTATTGGGGTGATGCTGTTATTTTTTATGCATAATCCTTTTGTGCTGGCTATCGGGGTTGCCGCGCTTGCATTGGTTACCACATTCAGCTTTATTACCCTGCCGGTAGAGTTTGATGCAAGCAACCGGGCTATTGCCTGGCTAAACAACAATTATAGTGTAATGCAAACCAGCCAGGAACATACACAGGCCAAAGATGCCCTTTGGTGGGCCGCCATGACTTACGTAGTTGCCGCCCTTAGTGCTTTGGCTACGTTATTATATTACGCATCATTTCTCTTCAACAGGAGAAACTGATGATAATAAAAATATTATTACAAACTGAGAAACATTTATCTCCCCTGTTTGCTTATGCAGGCAGGGGATTTTTGTTTAAGAATAATTTTATGAATGTGCCTGATATCATTTCAGGCGCCTTACCCTATTCGTATTTTTATATTGTACTTACGATAACGGCCTATTTCCGGTTGTTTTACAAACCAATCCAGCATGAAAAAAACAACTTTTATCATCGCGTTGCTTTCAGTTATGTATGTAAGCGTATTGGCAATTCCGCAGGTTCATCCGGTAAAACCAAAACGGGATACCGTTCACAACATCAAAAATCAGCCTAAACCTAAAATTGTTAAAGGCCGGAAAGCCCGGATGCGGTTACAGGAGAAACAAATAAAAAATCACGAAAAACAATTTAAAAAGATCGATTCGGCTCAAAAAAAGCTTAACGGAGAGCTGAAAAGGAAAGATACTTAATATCCAAAGTGATTAAATATGCGCACCTGGCAGCAACCCTCAAAAATATATTTTAAACTTTACTGATAATTATTTGTCTCTTACATACATAATATATAAAAACATGAAAAATATTCAAAAAATAATTATGCTCATATGTGGTATGGCGTTCTTTATGCCAGCCACACATGCACAGGTAAGCATAGGTATCGGTATTTCAGCAAATATCGCTCCGCCTGAAATACCGGTTTATGAACAACCTGAATGCCCGTCGGATGGGTACTTATGGCAACCCGGTTATTGGGCCTATGATCCGGATGGTGGTTATTACTGGGTACCGGGTGTTTGGGTTGCCCCACCAACCCGTGGTTATTTATGGACCCCGCCGTATTGGGCGTTTGAGGGTGGTTCTTATGGCTTTCATTTAGGCTACTGGGGGCCGCATGTAGGTTTTTACGGTGGCATTAACTATGGCTTCGGTTATGGCGGCGAAGGCTTTTACGGCGGCCGCTGGGAAGGCAGAAGATTTATGTACAATTCTGCAGCGTGGCGTATTAACCGTACGGTAATTCGCAATACGTATATCAACAATACTTTTGTCCGCAACAACAACCGTTACAGCTTTAATGGCCCGGGTGGTATAAACAGGCGCCCAAACCGTTTTGAAGAAACAGCAATGAGGGAACGCCATATCCAGGCTACTGCAAGGCAAAGGCAGTTCCAACAAGCTGCAAGGCAAAACCGCGCCCAGTTTAATAATATAAACCATGGCCATCCCGGAGCCGTAGCAATGGACCGGGTGAACGGCCGTGCTTTTAATGAAAGAGGCCAGGCGGCGGCAATCCAACGCCAGAATGCCAATCAACAGCGCCAGGCAACGCAGCAGCGTATGCAGCAGCAAAAAGTGCAACAACGCCAGAATGCTAATCAGCAGCAGCAGCGCATGCAGCAGCAAAAAGTGCAGCAACGCCAAAATGCTAATCAGCAGCAACAACGTATGCAGCAGCAAAAGGTGCAACAACGCCAGAATGCTAATCAGCAGCAACAGCGTATGCAGCAGCAAAAGGTGCAACAACGCCAGAATGCTAATCAGCAGCAACAGCGTGTGCAGCAGCAAAAGGTGCAGCAACGCCAAAATGCTAACCAACAGCAACGTCCTGCTCAGCAACAAAGACCTGCGCAACAGCAACGTCCTGCGCAGCAACAAAGACCTGCGCAACAGCAACGTCCTGCGCAGCAGCAAAGACCTGCGCAACAGCAACGTCCTGCGCAGCCGGAAAAACATCCTAACGGAGGCAGATAATAACTGGCTCTGAATTCATAGTATTAATCCCCGCTTAAATCAGGCGGGGATTTTTTTGTGCTCATTTTGTAAATATTCGAATTTAAGTCACTGGGCACAGCCCGTTAACACTGTTTTACAGGCATATCTAAAATAAGGTACAGAGCAAATATTTTTCTTTTTTAGAAATTTTATATTAAACATTTTTTTAAAAAAATTGTCATATAAATTATTAACCAAAATAAAATTACCATGAAAAAGATAGCAAAATTATTGATACTGGTTAGTGCAATAGCCTTTGCTGTGCCAAAGACATATGCACAGGTAAGTGTTGGTATTGGCATATCCGCAGGTATAGCGCCGCCAGCCTTACCGGTTTACGAACAACCGGCCTGCCCGGTTGAGGGCTATATATGGCAACCCGGTTATTGGGCCTACGATCCCGGCGACGGTTATTATTGGGTACCTGGCGTGTGGGTAGCTCCGCCAAACCCCGGCTACCTGTGGACCCCTCCTTACTGGGGATTTGCAGCGGGCGTTTATGGTTTCCATCCCGGTTATTGGGGCCTGCATGTAGGTTTTTACGGCGGCATTAATTATGGTTTTGGGTATGGTGGTTTCGGTTTTTACGGAGGCCGGTGGGAAGGTAACCGGTTTATGTATAATACTGCCGTTTGGCGTGTAAACCGTACGTTTATTCATAATACCTATATCGATCGTACGGTAATCCGTAACAACACCTACAATCATTATAGCTTTAATGGCCCCGGTGGTGCAAACGCAAGGCCAACCAGGTTTGAAGAAGCAGCCATGCGCGAACGCCATATACAGGCAACAGCCAACCAAATAGCACACCAGCAGGCTGCGAGACAAAACAGGGCGCAATTTGCGAACGTAAATCATGGCCACCCCACAGCCGTTGCCATGAACAGGGTACACGGAAATGCCTATAATCAACGTGGCCGCATAGCGGCCGCCGCAACCATACAGCGACAGCGGGCAAATGAGAATATGCGGGCGCAGCGTCAGCGTGCTACCGAAAACAGGGTTGCAGAACGTCAGCATGCCAACCAGGCATTGCGGGCACACGCTACTGAACAACGACTGGCACAACGTCAAAATATGCAGCTGCAGCGCCAGAGGGTTACCGAACAACGCCAGGCACAGCAACAAAGGGTACAGCAACGTGCTCAATTGCAGCAGCAACGCATGCAGCAACGGCAGAATATGCAGGCGCAGCGGATGCAGCAGCGCCAGAATATGCAGCAGCAACGTATGCAGCAACGCGCTCAATTGCAGCAAAGGCCGGCACAACAACGCCCTAACCGGCAAAGACCGGGCGTAAGGTAATAAATTAGCTTTTTTATAAAATTAAATATAGTGGCCCTGTGCCTGGCAGCATAAGGGCCATTGTATTTTCATCCTGTCTAACGTGCGTATTCTGGTGCAAACCAAGCTGTTATGTGCAAGGTTTATCATAACGTTTTTACAAAATATTTAAACTTTATTGGATGATTATTGTCTTACCATAGACAGCATATTTAATACCCTGAAAAAGCTAAAAAAATGAAAAAGATTGAAAAACTAATCCTTTTAATTTGCGTGGTGCTCTTTACAGCATCAGCGGCAAATGCCCAGGTGAGCATTGGTATATCCGTTAGGATTGCGCCACCTGA
This genomic window contains:
- a CDS encoding UDP-N-acetylmuramoyl-tripeptide--D-alanyl-D-alanine ligase; translated protein: MTNTEQLYTLFLQHPLIITDTRKILPGSLFFALKGEKFDANTFAEKAIEAGAAYAIIDNPVYQLNEKYLLVDDVLTALQDLARHHRRQLTIPVIGLTGTNGKTTTKELINSVLSQHFKTQATQGNLNNHIGVPLSILTIDASHEMAVIEMGANHQKEIEFLCGIAQPSHGLITNVGKAHLEGFGGFEGVKKGKGELYDFLKKSENPQVRKSEEQDGSGIAFINRDNPDLIEMEQLRGLQNVVYYGKSSANNLVNGEIIENSPLLTLKWANNHTGKSNLVKTQLTGAYNLDNILAAICIGVYFKLSDEEINKGVEDYQPKNNRSQIMQTATNTLICDYYNANPSSMQVAIENIGKIKADRKVLILGDMFELGDEAAAEHTAIIQKAMETPVDQRIFIGKEFALAGATMDHGPWTMDKNVFFDTAEDAVAALKANPIKNSTILVKGSRGMALERLVELF
- a CDS encoding NAD(P)/FAD-dependent oxidoreductase; this encodes METNTFSYWERTAFIDNADIIVIGSGIVGLSAALHLKKQQPALKVLVLERGFLPTGASTKNAGFACFGSVSEQLVLLEKSTEDEVARLVGYKWRGLQRLRENLGDEAIDYQQHGGYEIFMDDDKEKAEHCLDQMDRLNNLFKDAIGHSDIYAAANDKITAFGFKGICRMIYNPYEGQLHTGKMMRTLLKKVYDLGVIVLNNCEIREINNEGNSVSLKTSQGDFKAGKVILATNAFANQLFPELKVIPGRGQVLITRPIEGLKLKGTYHFDEGYYYFRNIDGRVLFGGGRNLDYKAEETWDFGHTETVKNKLVNYLEEVILPGQDFEVDYWWSGIMGFGEDISPIVKQVEPNIFCAVRCNGMGVAMGSLVGEEVAELALA
- a CDS encoding zinc metallopeptidase, encoding MGSAWLLMIVIAIVSFIVQWRFKSKFNQYAQMPLSSGLSGREVAERMLRDHGIYDVKVISVEGQLTDHYNPGDKTVNLSPDVFYSRSVASAAVAAHECGHAVQHAKAYTWLSLRTAMVPVINVASTLTQWTLFIGVMLLFFMHNPFVLAIGVAALALVTTFSFITLPVEFDASNRAIAWLNNNYSVMQTSQEHTQAKDALWWAAMTYVVAALSALATLLYYASFLFNRRN
- a CDS encoding NUDIX hydrolase; this encodes MPVSQNIKVAVDAVVFGYTSKEGLSVLLIKRDIEPFKDMWALPGGLVGDEESLEDAVHRELKEETGISITYLEQLYSFGKPGRDPRNRVISITYYGLVKPDAFEVCADTDAGDAAWFNIKNLPLLAFDHPEIIETAWKRLQSKILYEPIGFELLDEKFPFSELEKLYVAVLDRPIDRRNFKKKITQFGFLDETDEKQTLGGAGRPGNLYRFNVKKYFRLKKAGINFEI
- a CDS encoding nicotinate phosphoribosyltransferase, which translates into the protein MKRENLILLADAYKYAHHKLYYPGTTQIFSYLESRGGMFDETVFFGLQYFLKEYLQGPAFTQQDLDEAEGFLLQVFGRDDVFDKSKFQYILDKYDGYLPVKIRAVAEGTAVPVSNVLMTIENTDPECFWLTNFLETLLMQVWYPCTVATLSNQIRKVVTEYYKETATEGAEAGIDFVLNDFGFRGVSSVESAKIGGAAHLLNFSGSDNLAGSGMAIKYYNAQKVYGLSIPATEHSICTLLGEEGELEVFKHVLKTFPTGVIACVSDSYDIFRACEEYWGEDLKDEILKRDGTLVIRPDSGDPIMTLIKIFEILFSKFGFTLNKKGYKVLPKQVRVIQGDGVNYEEIKKIYAALKANRISAENLVLGMGGALLQKVDRDTQKFALKCSSAVINGKEVKVEKSPTEMDGQGNITQSFKKSKGGRLKLIKLNGTFKTVNQDEYPGYTDELQTVFENGKLLNEMTFEQVKANISL
- a CDS encoding YXWGXW repeat-containing protein; the encoded protein is MKKIAKLLILVSAIAFAVPKTYAQVSVGIGISAGIAPPALPVYEQPACPVEGYIWQPGYWAYDPGDGYYWVPGVWVAPPNPGYLWTPPYWGFAAGVYGFHPGYWGLHVGFYGGINYGFGYGGFGFYGGRWEGNRFMYNTAVWRVNRTFIHNTYIDRTVIRNNTYNHYSFNGPGGANARPTRFEEAAMRERHIQATANQIAHQQAARQNRAQFANVNHGHPTAVAMNRVHGNAYNQRGRIAAAATIQRQRANENMRAQRQRATENRVAERQHANQALRAHATEQRLAQRQNMQLQRQRVTEQRQAQQQRVQQRAQLQQQRMQQRQNMQAQRMQQRQNMQQQRMQQRAQLQQRPAQQRPNRQRPGVR
- a CDS encoding YXWGXW repeat-containing protein yields the protein MKNIQKIIMLICGMAFFMPATHAQVSIGIGISANIAPPEIPVYEQPECPSDGYLWQPGYWAYDPDGGYYWVPGVWVAPPTRGYLWTPPYWAFEGGSYGFHLGYWGPHVGFYGGINYGFGYGGEGFYGGRWEGRRFMYNSAAWRINRTVIRNTYINNTFVRNNNRYSFNGPGGINRRPNRFEETAMRERHIQATARQRQFQQAARQNRAQFNNINHGHPGAVAMDRVNGRAFNERGQAAAIQRQNANQQRQATQQRMQQQKVQQRQNANQQQQRMQQQKVQQRQNANQQQQRMQQQKVQQRQNANQQQQRMQQQKVQQRQNANQQQQRVQQQKVQQRQNANQQQRPAQQQRPAQQQRPAQQQRPAQQQRPAQQQRPAQQQRPAQPEKHPNGGR
- a CDS encoding NUDIX domain-containing protein, whose product is MKTGVIIARFQTPYLHDGHKQLISQVEENHTKLVILLGVSPLLGSRKNPYDYYTREKMIKKDYPEVIVLPVSDNPSDKVWSDSIDSLLKSVFPGEQFCLYGSRDSFIPSYSGRFETIELPEHGDYNATELRKQYADKVFDSNDFRAGILYAYYNQYTKVYPTVDIALFRNNKTELLLGKKAINNKWRFIGGFADPEDESYETAAKRELSEECGEMETTGMGYETSAKINDWRYRSEADKIITLLFSCEYIDGAPLAQDDIAELSWIKLADVPQLMADGQTSDEHAGLFNHIIKKYLNL